From the genome of Mucispirillum schaedleri ASF457:
CAGTAAGCACTTATATGGAAAACGACCATGCAGTATTTGAAGTAAAAGATACTGGCATTGGTTTATCAGAAGAAGACAAAATAAAAATCTTTGAAAGATTTTACAGAGTAGAGAAATCTCGTAATAGAAACACTGGTGGTGCAGGACTTGGGCTTGCTATTGTTAAAAATATAGCAGATGCTCATGGCTGGGAAATAGAAGTAGAAAGTGATGGTAAATCCTGCACTACTTTCAAAATAAATTTTTAATATTTAGATTTAACCATACTGCAGCATATATAATTTAGATACTTCGCCTTTTAGGCTCAGTATGACAATTTAGGGACAAAAAATGAATTTACTAAAAAAATAAGGGAAAAGTCAAATAACCTTTTCCCTTTTTATTATTATTCTAAACCTTTTATCATTAAAGATGCTACTCTTTTTGCAAAAAGTCCTGCATCTACTGGTTTTGCACCTTCTAATATTAAGGCTTCATCATAAAGCAAATCTACATACTCTTTTAATACTGGGTTTTCTTTATCTGCATTAAACACTTCATTTAATTTAATAAATAATGGGTGTTCTGCATTTATTTCCATAGTGCGTTTTGCTGCCATATAAGACTGCCCCATAGCTTTCATAATCTGCTCTATGTGTGGGTCAAAATCTGTTTCGCCGCGAACAAGGCATACTGGGCTGTCTGTAAGCCTGCTTGAAAGGCGGACATCTGCAACTTTATCTTTTAACTGCTCTTTAATAAAGCCTAAAATAGAGCTTAATTCTTCAGTTTTCTTTTCTTTTGCAGCTTTTTCTTCATCAGTTAAGTTCATATCGCCTTTTACTACTGATTTAAACTGTTTGCCTTTATATTCATTAAGAGCAGATATTACAATATCATCTATATCATCAGTTAATATAAGCACTTCATAGCCTTTATTAGTTAAGCCTTCCATATATGGACTTGCCATAGCTTCTGCTCTGCTTGCTGATAATATATAATAAATATCGTTCTGCCCTTCTTTCATACGGCTGATATATTCTGCAAAAGTTGTATATTTTCCGTCTTCTGTGGCAGTTGATTCTGCAAGAACTAAATCAGCAATATTCTCTTTTTTATCATATTCAAAATGCAGACCTTCTTTTAATATTCTGCCAAATTCTTTATAAAATGAAACATACAAATCATATTTTTTATTTTTCATATCACTTAAAGCATCAAGCACTCTTTTAGTGATATTTTTACGCATAACTTCAATAAGTTTATTGTTCTGCAGAATTTCCCTTGAAATATTAAGCGGTAAATCATTTGATTCAACAACACCTTTTACAAACCTTAAATAAGGCGGGAAAAGTTCTTCACAGTGTTCCATAATCTGCACTCTTTTTACATAGAGCGTAGGTCCTGATTTATATTCTTTATATATAATATCAAAAGGTTTCATTTTTGGTATATATAAAAGCCCTGCAAATTCATGAGTGCCTTCCACTTTAAAATGAATTGTTTTTAAAGGGTCAGAATAATCATGAGTTATATGTTTATAAAAATCATTATATTCTTCTTCTGTAATTTCTGATTTATTTCTTAACCATATAGCTTTGCGGGAGTTTAAAACTTCTTCTTTTATCTCTTTTTCTTCACTTGGTTTGCCTTCTTCATCTTTTTTAGGTCTTTCAATATCCATAACTACTGGATGTTCTATATAGTCAGAATATTTTGAGACTAAATCTCTTAATGTCCACTCATCAAGATATTTTTTATCATCTTCTTTTAAATGAAGAATAATATCTGTGCCGCGGTTTGCTCTAACAGCTTCGCCTATTTCAAAAGTGCCAGCTGCCTGACTTTCCCATTTAACACCTTTTTCCTGCCCTGCTTTTCTTGTAATAACAGTAACTTTATCTGCTACCATAAATGCAGAATAGAAACCAACACCAAACTGACCTATCAGCTCCACTGCATCTTTGGCATTTTTTTCTTCTAACATTTTCATAAATTCTTTTGTGCCGCTGTTTGCAATAGTGCCAAGTGTATTAATTACTTCATCGTAATTCATACCTATACCGTTATCTGATACAGTAAGTGTGCCAGCACTTTTATTTGGTGTAAGTTTGATTTTCCAGTCAGTATCGTTTTCATATTTGCTTTGGTCCAGCAAACCTTCATAACGGATTTTATCTACTGCATCGCTTGCATTAGATATAAGCTCTCTTAAAAAAATATCCTTATTAGAGTAAAGGGAATGGATAACAATATCTAATAATTTAGATACTTCTGTTTTAAACTCCATAGTTTGTGACATAAATATATCTCCTAAATTAAAATAATTTTAAAATTATTAGCACTCATAACTAATGAGTGCCAAAGATAATGTAATAAGTATAAGCCATATTGTCAAGAGATTAAAATTAAATAATCATAATTTATTGTGATATATTATGATGATATACATAACAAACACATAGTATTCTACGCATAATAATATATTAACACAGATAAAAATATATAATTCTTGATTTATATACCTTTATTATGGTAAATTATGACTTTAATTATTTTATTTTGAGGATATTATGAAACAGTTTATAATAGTCATATCTATAATATTATTTCTTATCACAGGCTGCCAGAAAGAAAAAGTAAATGTTATGGCTGTGCCTATTCAGGCAGAAGATTTTTATGACTTACAGAATAAAATAAATATAGTATGTGCCCAGATTAATTCAACTGTATGCTCTTATATTAAAGGTCCAATATCTGTTTATTTACCAGAAGCCTTATCTCAAGGGTATATTCTATCAGGTGATGAGGCTGTATTGGCAGAAAGTTTGTATAAAAGACTAAACGGCAAAACTCCAGAACAGATTATTGCAGAATATAAAAAAATATTAAAAAATAAGCTTGATGAAGATATGGAGCGTGATAGAAATATTACAAAAATGCTTAACAATATAGAAAAAACATTTAAAAATACAAAAGAATATGCAAATGACATTATTATAAAAGATATTAATACTAATATTGGTAATGATAATATTATACAAATTTCTTTCACTCTGGAAAACAAAACACCTTTTAATATTTTACAGTTTTCTGGTGAAACAGAATTTTTTACTGGTATGGATACTTTTCTTGTCCGCTCAAAAGCTTTCTCTAAAAAAATAGAGCCATATATTCCATCAGGCAGTAATGCACGAGTTAATGTTATTATCAGCTCTATTAATGATAATGATGTAACTTTAATCCGTGCTGCAAAGGATTTAACTACAAAAGTTATTGTAACAAGTCTGCATACTGATTCTAAAGATAATCAAACATCAGCAGTAGTGCTTTCTCTGCCTTATTCTTATTTTCATTTAAGGCAGATGATAGAAGAAAGAGAAAATATATATAATGCTACACTTAAAAAAATAAATAATATTTATTAGGAGAAAAATATGTTTATAGATTTTCCATTAGACTGTATAAAAAATTCGTATGAAAATGTTACTGAAATAATTAAAAGCAACAAGGAAGAAATTGCAAGACTTTTAAAAATAGAAAATAAAACATATCTTAACTTTATGCGTCCACTTATGGAGCTTGAATGCCGACTTAATGACTATTTTACACCTGTTGCACACTTAAACTCGGTATGCGACAGCCCAGAAACAAGAGAAGCTTTTTCTATATGTTTAGAGCCATTAAGTATTTATTCTTCAGAATTAAGCCAGAATAAAGCAATATATGAAGCTGTAAAAGAAATAAGCACTCAGCATGATTTAACAAGTGAGCAGAAAAAAGTAATTAAAGACAGCCTGCAATCATTTAAATTAGGCGGTGTTTATCTAGAAGATAATAAAAAGAAAAGATTAATAGAAATAAATACAAGACTTTCAGAGCTTTCTGACAGTTTTAATAAAAATCTTCTTGATGCAACTAATGCTTTTGAAATCATATTAAAAGATGATACTCATATAAAAGATATGCCAGAAAGTGACAAAATGGCAGCAAAAGTGCAGCAGGGATACAGGTTTACACTGCAGGCACCATCTTATATAGCATTTATGACATACTGCAAAGACAGAGAGTTAAGGGAAGAAGTATATAAAGCATATATGACAAGGGCAGAAAATAACAGCCCTGTAATAGAAGAAATATTAAAACTGAAACATGAAAAAGCTAATATGCTAGGCTATAAAAATTACAGAGAAATGCGTAATGAAACTATGAGCTGCCCAAGTGCAGATGAGGCACTTGCATTTTTAAGAAATTTAAGCAAAAAAGGCAAAAAAATGGCTGAAAAAGAGTTGAAAGACTTATCTGACTTTGCAAAAAATAAAGGAATAGATAAAATTGAAAGCTATGATACAGCTTATCTTTCAAATATGCTTAAAAAAGAAGCACTTGGCTTTGATAGTGAGCTTTTCAGACCATTTTTTGAAAAAGAAAATGTTGTGCATGGGCTTTTCCTTTTTATGCAGAAACTTTTTAATATTAATTTTCAGGAAGTGCATGATATAAAACTATGGCACAAAACAGCTAAATGTTTTAATCTGCTTGATAATAATAATACTCCATTTGCAAGGCTTTATATAGATTTAGAAGCAAGACCTGAAAAAAGGGGTGGTGCATGGATGAATAACTGGCATACAGGCAGGCTTGATGATAAAAATAATATTCACCTTCCAGATGCTTTTATTGTGGCAAATTTTCCACCGTCAAAAGAAGGTCAGCCTTCCCTTTTACGCCATGATGATGTGCACACACTTTTTCATGAAGCAGGCCATGCAATACATCACCTTTTCTCAAAATGCAAAGAAAGTGATGTTTCAGGTATTAATGGAGTAGAATGGGATGCAGTAGAATTTCCATCTCAGTTTTTAGAAAACTTTGCCTATGAAGAAAAAGTATTAAAATTATTTGCCCGCCATTATGAAACTGGTGAAATGATACCTGATGAATTAATTAAAAAATTAATAGATAATAAAAACTTCCAGTCTGGTATGTTTTTAGTCCGCCAGCTTGAATTTGGTATATTTGACTTATCTATATATGACAATGCTTATACTTATGAGCAGGTGCATAATATTATACTTGAAACAAGAAAAGAAACTGCTGTGATTACTCCACCTGATTATGTAATATTTGAAAACGGCTTTGGTCATATTTTTGGCGGTGGATATTCTGCAGGGTATTACAGTTATAAATGGGCAGAGATGCTTTCTGCTGATGCTTATATTGCTTTTAGCGAAAAAGGTGTTTTTGATGAAAAAATTGCCGGAAGTTTTAAAGAAAACATATTAGAAAAAGGCGGCTCAGATACTATGCAGCAGCTTTTTATAAACTTTATGGGAAGAAGCCCTAGTGAAGAAAAACTTTTACAGCTTATGGGTATGAAATAACTACACACAACACATACTGCTGCATATATATATCATAATATATTATAAAGCATAATTTAAGCTGCAGGAATATATTTGCAAAATATTACTGCAGTTTATATATATTTTAAAGGATAAACCATGATAAGATGTTTAAGTATTCCAGAAAATATTACTCCCTATTCTTTTATATATAATCTTGCATTGGAATATGATAAAAAAGATTATAATACCTGCCTTGTTCTTCCAACAGAAAGAAATCTTAGATATATGGCAAACTGCGATTTTAAATATATAGAGTCTTATGCAGTATCAAACTTTTTTGAAATAATAATAGATACTGATAAAAAAATTATGCCAGTTGAACTTAGACCCTTTTATTTAAAAAAAGCAGTTAATAAGCTGACAAATGAAGAAATAACAGCAGTATTTAAAAGCGATAATAAAGAGTTTTTATCAAGTTTTATCCCTTTTGCTCAAAATACAAAAAATATATTTTCTTTTTTCAGAGAGCTTTTTGCGGAAATGGTAGATGTAGAAAGCCTTGTAAATGCTTCTCAATATTCTGATTATGAAAAACAGATAAATATATTAAACCACTTATGGAGCATATATTTAGAAATAATACATAATGACGGCTGGATAGATAAATATGAAACATATAAAAATATAAACTTAAATAACATTTTTATAGATAAATATGATAACTATATATTTTTAATAAGCGGATTTCTTACAAAATATGAACTTACTGTGCTGAAAAAAATAAGTGAAAATAAAAATGTTACAGCAGTATTTAACTATGCAGGACCAAAGCAGAGCCAGCATAAAGAATATGAAGCATTTTTTGAAACAAAAACATTAAATGATAAAAATATGCCTTTGTTTTCAAATAATAATATGCAGATATTTTCTTGTGCATCAGATATTTCCCAAATAGAGCTTATTACAAAAAAATCTTTTGAGTTTAATATTAAGCATAACATTCCTTTTAACAGAATGGCAGTGATTATGCCAGATACAAGCTGTAAAACTTACTTTATAAAACTTGATTACTATAATATATTTGATGTATCAGCAGGCAGAGATATTTCATCATGCAGTTTTATAAGTTTTATAAACAGCTTGATAGAATTATATTCATCTTTTAAAAGCGGACTTATAGAAGTATCAAGCCTTATTCATATATTTTCTAATGATATGCTGCAAAAAGATAACGAAATGCAGCAATTTATAAAAAATTTATATAAAATGCTTGAAAATAATAAACTTTATATGCAAAAAGATGATTTTTTAAATGAAAAAGTAATAAATGAATATTTAGCTTCTTTTTTAAATACATCAAACAATATTACTGTATTAGAATGTATTAATACATATAAAAAACTGCTTAATAATATTATACCTTTATTTCTGCTTGAAAAGGATATAATTACAGAAACTCTGCTTTTACTTGATAGACTTGCAGTAATATATAAAAACATAAATGATTTGCTTTTATTTGAAGAAACTGCATATATTATAATGAATGAAATAAACAGCCAGTCTATAGACCTGCCTAAAAAAGAAATAGCAGTAACGGGTATACTTGAAAGCAGAAATGTTGATTATGATGTGCTTTTTATACCATATATGACAGAAGAACTTTTTCCGCCAAAAAATGTAAAGGATTTGTTTATTAATACAGAAATAAGAAACCAGTTAAAGCTGCCTACATTTATTGACAGAGAAAATTTAATGAAAAACTACCTTTATCAACTTATGAGTAATGCAAAAGTAATAGTTATGTCGTATGCTGAAAATAATTCTGGTGCAAGAAGAAGCAGTTTCATAGAAGAGATTGTCATAAAAAACCACTTAACAGCACTAAAATATGCTCCAAGCACTATATCTTTAATACAGGAAGATAAATATTATTATCCAAAAGATACAGAAATAAGTATAGAAAAAACTGATAAAATAATAAGCTTTTTAAAAGATTTTTCTTATTCTGCATCAAATTTAAATATATATACTTCCTGCTCTCTAAGATTTTATCTGCAGTATGTGCTTAATATTAATGAAAAAACTGAGCCTGTTGCAAGCCTTGATAATAAAGTATTTGGAATAGTCATACACAATGTTTTTAAAAATCTTTTTGACAGGAAAATATCTGTTACAGACAACACTTATTTAGATAAGTTCCAAAGCGAATTTATTAAACAGATGAAAGATTATGATGCTTATTTATATAATAATGTGGAACAGTTTATTGCATCAATTATATATAATAACATACCAAAAATCATAGCTGCTGAGCAAAACCATATAAAAAACGGATATGAAGAAAGCAAAAGAGAGTATAAAGTGCAGGTTAAATTTAATCAATTTAATATTAAAGGTATAATTGATAAAATAGAAAACTATAAGAATGATATTATAGTTACAGACTATAAATATAAAGATGATGATAAAATAAAGCCTGTTTTAAATAACAATTTTGAAAAAATAGATGATATTCAACTGCCATTATATGCTCTTTTGCTTGATAAAGAGATGAAAAAACTGCCTTCTGATTTATTTTATTTAAGTATAAAAGAAAAGTTTGAATACAAGCAGGGCTTTGACATAAGTTTTTATAGTGACTTTAAAGACTATTTAGCTGGCATATTAAGTGATATAATTAATATTTCTAAACCTTTTGAGCAGACAAAAGAATATAAACACTGTGATTACTGCCCTTATAATACTGTGTGTGGGAGGGAAAATGGCTTCTTCTCTAAATAAATATAATAATCTTGCATTAGAAGCATCAGCAGGCACAGGCAAAACTTTTCAGCTTGCAATGCGTGTTGCTGGTATGCTTTTAACTGGTGCTGCCCCAAAAGATATTTTATGCCTTACTTTTACTAGAAAAGCAACAGCTGAAATGAAAGAGCGTATTATAAAATTTATTAACGGCTTTGCAGAAGGAACATCAGATACAAGTGAATATGAATTTATAGCTCCACTTATGAAAAAATATGCAGAGAAACTTCAAAGACCTTTTGATGATAACTTTATAAAAGAAAAAGCAGTAACTGCCAGAGATAATCTATTCAGTCATTTTTCTGAATTAAATATAAAAACGATAGATGCTTTTAATAATACTATTTTAAGAATATTCCCTTTTGAAGCAGGTTTCCGCCCAGATTTTGGTGTGCATTGCGACGAAGAAACAGCCCAAATTAAAAGAACTGCTTTTTATCAGCTTGTTTCAGAAATGCTTGCAGATAATAAATGGAAACAAATACTTGATAATATTTATCCTGTTTTAGGTGTGCAGACAGTTTCTCTTATTTCCACACTGCAAAAATATGCAGAATATGTGGCAGATAATATACTTAAACTTGAAAGTGCAGTAAAAAATGCACCTAGTCTTGATAATATAATAGAAATGCTTTCAAAAGCAGTAACAATGCAGCAGAAAATACCAGAATTATGCCAAAAATTTAAAAAAACATTTGAAAATGATAATCTTAGTGTCAGGCAGGCAAATGCTGTTGAAAAACTTGATTACAAAAAAATTCAAGATATATCAGATATACCTTTTTTTAAAAATACATTAGATGAAGCACCTAATTTCAAAAAATATGAGTTCAGCCAAAAACAGTATAATCTGCATGAAAATATATTTAATAAACTGCAGGAATACTGGCTTTTATATGGAGATATTATTACAAGCCTTTCTTTAAACCTTGGTAAGCTTCTTAATAATAAAATGGATATTTTAAAGAAAGAGAAGAATATGCTTACATACAGCGATATAAGCAATGCAGTATATTATATGCTTGCAGCAGATAACTCTAAAATAGATAAAGATTACCTTTATTTCAGGCTTGATGGCAGAATAAACCATTTATTAATAGATGAGTTTCAAGATACATCTATATCCCAATGGCTTACATTAAAACCACTAGCAGAAGAAGCAATGGCAGGATTAGGACAGCATGATAAAGTTGGCAGTTTTTTCTATGTTGGAGACCCAAAACAAAATATTTATCGTTTTCGTGGCGGCAGTTCTTCCCTTTTCAGACTGCTTTTACAAGAATATAAAGATAAACTTTCATCTAAAACACTTGATACAAACTATAGAAGCGGCAAAAATATTATAGATATAGTAAATAAAATATCAAATGAAATATATAAACAGTATGGTGAAAATTTTGCAATTTTTAATATTGACCAAAAAGCATATAAAGAAAATGGTGATGGTTATGTGGAAATAACACATAAAATGGATAAGCAGGATAAAGAAGAAGATGCTTATTATTTAACATACTGTCTTGATAAAATAAATATATGTATAGAAAACGGATTTCAGTATAAGGATATTGCAATACTTACAGTTTCTAATAACCATGGGAAAGATATTATTGATTATCTTGAAAATAATAATATACCTGTGCAGGCAGAAACATCTGCAAACTTAACAAGCTCCCCTGTTTTTAATATTATTATGGCATTAGCTGAATTTATAGAAACAGATGATGATTATGCCTTTTTTAGATTTTTATACACAAGCCCAAAAGCAGCACATAATAATATTATGCAGGATAAAGGCTTATTCATAAATGAAAAAAATAAAATAAAAAATATGCTTAATAATATAGAAGGGCTTTCCATATTTGATAAACTGCTCTATCTTTCAAATAAACTTGATTTACAAAGCAGGTTTAGTTCAAGTCCTGATTACTATGTATGTTTTGATATTATATCAAAAACAGCAGCCAATGAAACAAATATTGCTGATTTTAAAGAAACAGTTTTTAAATCAGCATCAAGCGAGCAGGCTCTTTCTGCTGCACAAAAAAATGCAGTTACAGTTATGACTATCCATAAATCAAAAGGACTGCAGTTTAATGTTGTTATTCTTCCTAACTTATCAAGAGATATAACAGTTAATGCAAAAAATTCACCACTATTTATTGCTGATAATAATGTTTTTGGAGATTCTAAACTGTGCTGTGTATATTCTAAAAAACAATATCCATATATTTCTGGAACAAAAGCAGAAGAATATATGAAAAATGAAAATATGCTTACACTGCAGGACAGTGTTAATATGCTGTATGTTGCAATGACAAGGGCGGAAAAAGCACTTTTTATAAATGCTGAAATGCCAAAAGATATGCCATTAAAAATATCACATATTGCAGGGCTTTGTTTTCCTGAAAAAGTGCAGCAGGGTATACTTAAAGCAGAAATAAACAAAGAAAAAGAACAAGTAAAAAGCATAAATATTGAAATAAATATAAACAAACAAAAAGAATTGATTGATACAAAAGCATTTTACAGCAGAAAAGAAGATATTACTTTTAATTATTTATCTGCTCTTGCTGGTGAGTGCCTGCATGCGGGTCTTTTTATGCTTGAATATGGCAGGGAAGAAACCATCTCAATAGCAGAAAAATGTATGTATGCTAAATATGGCTCTGCACTGGATGATAAAACATTTGCTGATATAAAAAAATATATTCTTACAGTTTATAACAATACCCAGTGGCAGCAGCTTTTTAATGGAAGAGTGTTTAAAGAACGCCGCATTGGTAAAGATAACAACCTTTATTCTGTAGATATTTATAGTGAAATGGAAGATAAACTTGTTATTATGGATTATAAAACTGGTGCATTAAATGACAAAATATTAGATGAATATAAAAAACAGCTTTTCACATATAAAGAAATACTAAAAAAGCTTTATAATAAAAAAACAGAATGCTGCATTTTCCATATAGAAAAAGGAATTTTTACTTTTTAGTATTTTTGAGTATCAGTCATTTTGAGCCTGATTTTTACAGGCGAAAAATCTATAATTATATATTTCAGCAGTGCATAATATATTAAAAGTATCTTATTTTTAGATACTTCGCTTATAAATCAAGCTCAGTAAGACATAAGTTGAAGTGTATGAGTGCTTTACTTAACTTTGTATATTTTTAATGAAGTAAAATTTTTATGCTGCATACATTTTTGAAATACTAAAATATGTCTTCCTGAGTGAGTATATGCGAGCGAAGGAACTATTAAGATTATAGATTACTATTATAGATACTTCGCCTTTCAGGCTCAGGATGAGCCGTCTTTAGTGAGCGATAGGCGAACTTGTTTCGGCAGAGCGTGATTTAAAAAATACAGGGATGTATTTTTTAATAAAAGATAAATTTAGATACTTCGCCTTTCAGGCTCAGGATGAGCCATCTTTAGTGAGCGATAGGCGAACTTGTTTCGGCAGAGCGTGATTTAAAAAATACAGGGATGTATTTTTTAATAAAAGATAAATTTAGATACTTCGCCTTTCAGGCTCAGGATGAGCCGTTTTAGTGAGCGATAGGCGAACTTGTTTCGGCAGAGCGTGATTTAAAAAATACAGGGATGTATTTTTTAATAAAAGATAAATTTAGATACTTCGCCTTTCAGGCTCAGCAAAACATAGTAGTAGAATTTACCAAAAAATATATGTATAAATAAAAAATAATAGTTTTCAATCATAAAATACCCTATTTTCACTTTTGCACTTATCAAGGAAAAGTAAAATTTTACTTGATTTTTCATATTAATATATTCATATTATATCTATGAAAAAATTAAATTTTGTATTAATTGCTGCTGTATGGTTTAGCTGTGTTTCATATTCATTTGCAGAAACTGCTGATATAGAAATAGAAAATGTGCAGATACAGAAGATAAACAAAAACTTAATCTATCATTTACCCCCCCCCATCTCTTATGATACAGCATCCAGCAGTGCTGTTAAATATAATTTATATAAATTTAAAGAAAAAAATGACCTGCTTGATTATATATCTAACCCATATATATCTGAATTAAGCAAAACTTTTGATAAAGAAAGCCTGTATACTTATGCTCTTACTTATCACAGTAATATTGCAGAATACGATGTTACTGCATCCCCTGTAAAAAAATACAGTGCAGGTATTACTACCTTTTCACTTAAAAGTATGAATATATTTTCTACCAGTGATTATGATTCTGCCATTAATGATTCCATATACAGTTTTATAATAAGCTCAGTTTTAGGGTTTACTACAAAAGATTTAATTGGCTTAAATATTTGGAGTGGCACAAATAATGACGGTGTTTCAGGCTTTCAGGCAACTATCCGCCCTTTTAAAAACCTGCATGCAGCCTATTCTTATTTAACAGACCAAAAATATAATAGAAGTATTATTAAACTAAACTATGGATATAAAAAATACAGTAATCTTGCCTTTAAAACTATGAATACTTTTAATGACCACCACATAAACACTACTATTGGTATTGAGTGGCAGTTTTATTTCTAGCCTTTTAATTCAAGCCTTTCAAACATTGATTTTATCTGCTTATGGTTTACTATTTTATATGCAATTATCCCCATTAGTATGCCTGTAATAACAGCAGAAAGCAGCAATATTCCAGCAATATTTGTATAAATAAGCCCTTTTACATAAAAAATGCTTACAACTGCAAGCTGTGTGATTATATGAAAAACTGCACCAATTACACTGATAGTTATAATACTTAATTTGTTTTTAAAATAATGATAATTTACAGACATAGCAGCAAATGAAACAAATACAGCAGGCACACTTAAAGACATTTTAAATATAATATTGGCAGATAATACTGGCACAATTAAAGCCTTTAAAAAAGATACCTGAAAAGCATATTTACTGCCTGCAAGATACAGCATAATAATAATAGGAACATTAGCAAGCCCTAATCGGATTGCAGGCACTGGAGTAGGGATAAAATTTTCAATAACACCTAAAATTATACTGCATGAAGCCATAAGCCCCGTTAATATATATATATTTATTTTCATTTCTGAGTAATATCCTTATCTGAACAGTCAATAATAACAGCAACCCTGTTTGGAGCACATATTATAGTATCGCCGCAGTTTTCTATCCATGAAGTATTTACACATATCTGGTTTGCACAGTCTGAATGTAATGCCTTTACTCTGCCACCAGCAATTTCAAACTCCATACCTTTATATACACTATGCTCGTTGCCAAAAACATCTTTAACTTTCCCAAAAAGATTAA
Proteins encoded in this window:
- a CDS encoding NusG domain II-containing protein, yielding MFRKIDVIIILFFIILSIVFIFKPYSYSAKKLMLVVENESFYIPYKDGYFNLFGKVKDVFGNEHSVYKGMEFEIAGGRVKALHSDCANQICVNTSWIENCGDTIICAPNRVAVIIDCSDKDITQK
- a CDS encoding UvrD-helicase domain-containing protein produces the protein MASSLNKYNNLALEASAGTGKTFQLAMRVAGMLLTGAAPKDILCLTFTRKATAEMKERIIKFINGFAEGTSDTSEYEFIAPLMKKYAEKLQRPFDDNFIKEKAVTARDNLFSHFSELNIKTIDAFNNTILRIFPFEAGFRPDFGVHCDEETAQIKRTAFYQLVSEMLADNKWKQILDNIYPVLGVQTVSLISTLQKYAEYVADNILKLESAVKNAPSLDNIIEMLSKAVTMQQKIPELCQKFKKTFENDNLSVRQANAVEKLDYKKIQDISDIPFFKNTLDEAPNFKKYEFSQKQYNLHENIFNKLQEYWLLYGDIITSLSLNLGKLLNNKMDILKKEKNMLTYSDISNAVYYMLAADNSKIDKDYLYFRLDGRINHLLIDEFQDTSISQWLTLKPLAEEAMAGLGQHDKVGSFFYVGDPKQNIYRFRGGSSSLFRLLLQEYKDKLSSKTLDTNYRSGKNIIDIVNKISNEIYKQYGENFAIFNIDQKAYKENGDGYVEITHKMDKQDKEEDAYYLTYCLDKINICIENGFQYKDIAILTVSNNHGKDIIDYLENNNIPVQAETSANLTSSPVFNIIMALAEFIETDDDYAFFRFLYTSPKAAHNNIMQDKGLFINEKNKIKNMLNNIEGLSIFDKLLYLSNKLDLQSRFSSSPDYYVCFDIISKTAANETNIADFKETVFKSASSEQALSAAQKNAVTVMTIHKSKGLQFNVVILPNLSRDITVNAKNSPLFIADNNVFGDSKLCCVYSKKQYPYISGTKAEEYMKNENMLTLQDSVNMLYVAMTRAEKALFINAEMPKDMPLKISHIAGLCFPEKVQQGILKAEINKEKEQVKSINIEININKQKELIDTKAFYSRKEDITFNYLSALAGECLHAGLFMLEYGREETISIAEKCMYAKYGSALDDKTFADIKKYILTVYNNTQWQQLFNGRVFKERRIGKDNNLYSVDIYSEMEDKLVIMDYKTGALNDKILDEYKKQLFTYKEILKKLYNKKTECCIFHIEKGIFTF
- a CDS encoding Gx transporter family protein, which encodes MKINIYILTGLMASCSIILGVIENFIPTPVPAIRLGLANVPIIIMLYLAGSKYAFQVSFLKALIVPVLSANIIFKMSLSVPAVFVSFAAMSVNYHYFKNKLSIITISVIGAVFHIITQLAVVSIFYVKGLIYTNIAGILLLSAVITGILMGIIAYKIVNHKQIKSMFERLELKG